In Stieleria varia, one genomic interval encodes:
- a CDS encoding DUF1501 domain-containing protein gives MDPDIQRLALNTRRHFLQHSTAGIGSAALAAMGLTTHAAESVDSAGSRGKNVGGSQGIVNPLAPRQPHFPARAKQVIYIHLTGSPPNLDLFDYKPELSKRSDQDCPDQFLAGREFAFTSGVPKLMGSPRQWQQVGQSGMWMSDAIPNLHTVADEMCVVHSMYTDQFNHAPAELLVYTGSPRSGRPSMGSWVTYGLGSENENLPGFVVLISSGVQPNGGKNSFGSGFLPSVYQGVQCRSKGDPVLYSSDPPGMDRDLRRATLDALSDLNRIQAGEMGHPETMTRIAQYELAFRMQMSVPEVMDITRESAETLADYGAQPGESSLANNCLLARRLVESGVRFVQLFDWGWDFHGTGADTGLTDGLTNKCASMDKPVAALIRDLKQRGMLDETLVIWGGEFGRTPFREGRTAKSKILGRDHFPDAFTMWMAGGGMKGGFEYGVTDELGFGVAENPVHVHDLQATILHQLGFDHERLTYRFQGRDFRLTDVHGHVVKPLLA, from the coding sequence ATGGACCCGGACATCCAACGGCTCGCCCTGAACACTCGCCGTCACTTCCTGCAGCACTCCACTGCCGGCATCGGCTCAGCTGCGTTGGCCGCGATGGGGCTTACCACGCATGCGGCTGAATCGGTCGACTCAGCCGGGTCACGAGGTAAGAACGTCGGCGGCAGCCAAGGCATCGTCAACCCGTTGGCACCCCGCCAACCTCACTTTCCCGCGCGGGCCAAACAAGTCATCTACATCCACCTGACCGGTTCGCCGCCCAACCTGGACTTGTTCGACTACAAGCCGGAGCTGAGCAAACGTAGCGATCAGGATTGCCCGGACCAATTCCTCGCCGGTCGAGAATTTGCGTTCACTTCGGGCGTCCCCAAACTGATGGGCTCGCCACGCCAGTGGCAGCAGGTCGGTCAATCGGGAATGTGGATGTCCGATGCCATTCCGAACTTGCACACCGTCGCGGACGAGATGTGTGTCGTGCACTCGATGTACACCGATCAGTTCAACCACGCGCCTGCCGAGCTGTTGGTCTACACCGGATCGCCTCGCAGCGGTCGGCCATCGATGGGTTCCTGGGTCACCTATGGACTGGGCAGTGAAAACGAAAACCTGCCCGGCTTCGTCGTGCTGATTTCCAGTGGCGTGCAACCCAACGGCGGCAAGAATTCTTTCGGCAGCGGATTCTTGCCCTCGGTCTATCAAGGAGTCCAGTGTCGCTCCAAAGGTGACCCGGTACTGTACTCGTCCGATCCACCGGGAATGGATCGTGATCTGCGTCGCGCAACCTTGGACGCACTGAGTGACCTCAATCGTATCCAAGCCGGTGAGATGGGACACCCCGAAACGATGACGCGGATCGCGCAGTACGAGCTGGCCTTTCGCATGCAGATGTCGGTACCCGAAGTGATGGACATCACTCGTGAATCAGCCGAGACCTTAGCCGACTACGGCGCGCAACCGGGCGAGTCCTCGCTGGCCAACAACTGCTTGCTCGCTCGCCGGTTGGTCGAGTCCGGCGTTCGCTTCGTCCAACTGTTCGATTGGGGATGGGATTTCCATGGTACGGGCGCCGACACGGGTTTGACCGACGGACTAACCAATAAGTGCGCGTCGATGGACAAACCCGTTGCAGCGCTGATTCGTGATTTGAAACAACGCGGCATGCTCGACGAGACGCTGGTGATTTGGGGCGGCGAGTTTGGACGCACGCCGTTTCGCGAAGGCCGAACAGCGAAGAGCAAGATCTTGGGCCGCGACCACTTCCCAGACGCTTTCACCATGTGGATGGCGGGCGGCGGAATGAAAGGTGGATTCGAGTACGGAGTGACCGATGAACTGGGCTTCGGCGTCGCCGAGAACCCGGTCCACGTGCATGACTTGCAAGCCACCATCTTGCATCAATTGGGATTCGATCACGAGCGTCTGACGTATCGATTCCAAGGCCGAGACTTTCGACTGACGGATGTCCACGGTCACGTGGTCAAGCCATTGCTCGCGTGA
- a CDS encoding protein kinase domain-containing protein codes for MSSSSDSDFPINDQPTRDFGSVSSDDDLISGEIGDTSSLPSSEPIPSRIGDYEIRHLIGSGGMGEVYLAEHVRMQRKVAVKVLRKDKMQEPAAIERFYDEVRVASRLMHPNIVAAFDAGEFDGIHYLTMEYVDGLNLTRLVSKKGPFPVGMAAAVIRQAAMGLLHAHRAGIVHRDVKPGNLMQASDGTIKVLDLGLAQINQIQWSEDGRELGSIPDPDSHHKRKGKLVGTLAYMAPEQLESPDDADPRSDIYSLGAVLFFLLTARPPFTGDYLEQVYGHRHGAIPDLMQERDDISLGFANIFRRMMAKKASQRYASMDEVIEDLSEYADDTCAPSWITEFRYRQNKVDVSTASGGSTAIANMPILAIDLDMFYATAAEAVPGSGVRLLSAGNDAQPLFRMAFASDNGRLICDSDAIDMRTDDPKQVVHCLPMYIGKDVVDREVCGRKCPPEVLLGLAIQRVIANAWPERAIPRIAAIVVPACYDQFHRRSIVQAARIAGLESIRLVDRSVASVQSTMLDPELESLSDSSVDVKEKELILYLGLTGQATEIALIRRDGVQLTQLATAGHWHTGGTAWLHRLVDLAAKAFVKEHKFDPKKTLKYASRLQMACERAINSMLLLPEVIIGIDTDEKCLTVTVSRDEWLERSGDLIYRMRRCMHEVCTQAGVSPKSIQTCITMGPLLHMRELHERLLHKLSPTIQRKALDRPDAARGAAACLAAELPGRSDLALPPQTVASQSIGIVIADNQGRRRILPIIQKGTPLPARTNRKLSIAKDRQSMTLSIVETSGVHGKSWHSLGRYEFEVDKDSDNRLKRTRMIGFELNVNGLLTVRAQTPGTPESTKLSDIPISMLNERDEPQWQRWISDLVDTR; via the coding sequence GTGTCATCATCATCCGATTCGGACTTCCCGATCAACGACCAACCGACCCGCGATTTTGGCAGCGTGTCGTCGGATGATGATTTGATCAGCGGGGAGATCGGTGACACCTCTTCCTTGCCCAGCAGCGAGCCGATTCCGTCGCGGATCGGAGACTATGAGATCCGGCACTTGATCGGTTCCGGAGGCATGGGCGAAGTTTACTTGGCCGAGCATGTCCGCATGCAGCGCAAGGTGGCTGTGAAGGTCTTGCGTAAGGACAAGATGCAGGAGCCTGCGGCGATTGAGCGGTTCTATGATGAAGTCCGCGTGGCGTCACGGTTGATGCACCCGAACATTGTCGCTGCGTTCGATGCCGGAGAGTTCGACGGCATTCATTATCTGACGATGGAGTACGTGGATGGATTGAACCTGACGCGGCTGGTCAGCAAGAAGGGGCCGTTTCCTGTCGGGATGGCGGCCGCCGTGATTCGTCAAGCCGCGATGGGCTTATTGCACGCTCACCGAGCCGGGATCGTTCACCGAGACGTCAAACCGGGCAACTTGATGCAGGCCAGTGACGGCACGATCAAAGTGCTCGACCTGGGACTTGCCCAAATCAACCAAATTCAATGGTCCGAGGACGGCCGTGAGTTGGGCTCCATCCCAGATCCTGATTCTCACCATAAACGCAAAGGCAAGCTCGTCGGCACACTCGCTTACATGGCTCCCGAGCAGTTGGAATCGCCCGACGATGCGGACCCACGTAGTGACATCTATTCGCTCGGCGCGGTGCTGTTTTTCTTGCTGACCGCTAGGCCTCCGTTCACCGGCGACTACTTGGAGCAAGTCTACGGGCATCGCCATGGCGCGATTCCGGACTTGATGCAAGAACGCGACGACATCAGCTTGGGCTTTGCCAACATCTTTCGGCGGATGATGGCCAAGAAGGCGTCGCAGCGTTATGCATCGATGGATGAAGTCATAGAGGATTTGAGCGAATACGCTGACGACACCTGCGCTCCGTCATGGATTACCGAGTTCCGATACCGACAAAACAAAGTCGATGTGTCGACGGCGTCCGGCGGCTCCACGGCAATCGCGAACATGCCGATCCTGGCGATCGACTTGGACATGTTCTACGCGACGGCGGCGGAAGCGGTCCCGGGCAGCGGCGTACGGTTGCTGAGCGCGGGAAACGATGCCCAGCCGCTGTTTCGCATGGCGTTTGCAAGCGACAACGGACGACTGATTTGCGATTCGGACGCCATCGACATGCGTACCGATGACCCCAAACAAGTCGTCCACTGTTTGCCCATGTATATCGGCAAGGACGTGGTGGACCGCGAAGTCTGTGGGAGAAAGTGCCCGCCGGAGGTCTTGTTGGGACTGGCGATCCAACGGGTGATTGCGAACGCATGGCCGGAACGCGCCATCCCGCGAATCGCCGCGATCGTTGTTCCCGCATGTTACGATCAGTTTCACCGACGCAGCATCGTACAAGCCGCCCGGATCGCCGGATTGGAATCGATCCGATTGGTCGATCGATCCGTTGCATCGGTTCAGTCCACGATGCTGGATCCGGAGTTGGAATCGCTTAGCGATTCGTCAGTTGATGTTAAAGAAAAGGAACTGATCCTGTATTTGGGTTTGACAGGTCAAGCGACTGAGATCGCCTTGATTCGACGCGATGGAGTGCAACTGACCCAGCTGGCGACAGCCGGTCACTGGCACACAGGCGGAACAGCGTGGCTGCATCGTTTGGTGGACTTGGCCGCAAAAGCCTTCGTCAAAGAACACAAGTTCGATCCGAAGAAAACGCTGAAGTATGCTTCGCGTCTGCAAATGGCGTGCGAGCGAGCGATCAATTCGATGTTGTTGTTGCCGGAAGTCATCATCGGGATTGATACGGATGAGAAATGTTTGACGGTGACGGTTTCTCGCGACGAGTGGCTTGAGCGAAGTGGTGATTTGATTTACCGCATGCGTCGCTGTATGCACGAGGTTTGCACACAGGCGGGCGTCAGTCCCAAAAGTATCCAGACGTGCATCACCATGGGGCCGCTGTTGCACATGCGTGAGCTGCATGAACGCCTGCTGCACAAGTTGTCGCCGACGATCCAACGAAAAGCATTGGATCGACCCGATGCCGCACGCGGCGCGGCTGCTTGTTTGGCAGCAGAGTTACCTGGGCGTTCCGATTTGGCGCTGCCGCCTCAAACGGTGGCCAGTCAGTCGATCGGAATCGTCATCGCGGATAACCAAGGCCGACGTCGGATCTTGCCGATCATTCAGAAAGGCACGCCGCTGCCTGCTCGCACGAACCGCAAGCTCTCGATCGCCAAAGATCGTCAGTCGATGACGTTGTCGATCGTTGAGACCTCTGGAGTGCACGGCAAGAGTTGGCATTCTCTGGGACGCTACGAGTTCGAAGTCGACAAGGATTCCGACAATCGTTTGAAGCGAACGCGAATGATCGGTTTCGAACTGAACGTGAACGGTTTGTTGACCGTCCGTGCCCAAACACCGGGAACTCCAGAGAGCACCAAGTTGTCGGATATCCCCATTTCGATGCTCAACGAGCGGGATGAACCCCAATGGCAACGCTGGATCAGCGACCTAGTGGACACCCGCTGA
- a CDS encoding PIN/TRAM domain-containing protein, producing MSLIILRCMFLLCAGGISAIINTGLPSDAGALTPWLIFAGLMGTALAVVVGDIYIPQKRIDTISAVYFGVLIGILLTYILITAIEPFFGDSNNLAKAVQLIVALLLCYICVSVLLQTKDDFRFLIPYVEFVREVKGFKPLVLDTSVVIDGRIADMVHTGVFDNQLIMPRFALTELQAIADSSDKLRRTRGRRGLDVLNRMRADNNVDLIIFDRELPELAGQTVDLKLVLLAKHLEGKVVTGDYNLNKVAKLHNVPVINLNEISNALRPAYLPDETFRVKIIKAGEGPEQGVGYLDDGTMVVVEGARNKIGQDLDVRVTSTLQTNAGKMIFTKVESR from the coding sequence ATGTCCCTGATCATATTGCGATGCATGTTCCTCCTGTGTGCTGGCGGTATCTCCGCCATCATCAACACTGGATTGCCCAGCGATGCCGGAGCACTGACTCCCTGGCTGATCTTTGCCGGATTGATGGGCACGGCGTTGGCTGTCGTGGTCGGCGACATTTACATCCCGCAAAAACGCATCGATACGATCTCGGCGGTCTATTTCGGTGTGCTCATCGGGATTCTGCTGACGTACATTCTGATCACGGCGATCGAACCGTTCTTCGGTGACAGCAACAATCTTGCCAAAGCCGTGCAGCTGATCGTTGCGCTGCTGTTGTGTTATATCTGCGTGAGTGTGCTGCTGCAGACCAAGGACGACTTTCGGTTTTTGATCCCCTACGTGGAGTTTGTCCGGGAGGTCAAAGGGTTCAAGCCCTTGGTCTTGGACACCAGCGTGGTCATCGACGGACGCATCGCGGACATGGTCCACACGGGCGTCTTTGACAACCAATTGATCATGCCCCGGTTCGCGTTGACGGAGCTGCAAGCCATAGCGGACAGTAGCGACAAGCTCCGGCGGACACGTGGTCGCCGCGGCCTGGACGTGCTCAACCGCATGCGTGCAGACAACAACGTGGACCTGATCATCTTTGACCGCGAGCTGCCCGAGCTGGCCGGCCAGACTGTGGATTTGAAGCTCGTGTTGTTGGCAAAACACCTAGAGGGCAAAGTCGTCACGGGAGACTACAACCTGAACAAAGTCGCCAAGTTGCACAACGTTCCGGTCATCAATCTCAACGAAATCAGCAACGCCTTGCGTCCGGCCTACCTGCCCGACGAAACCTTTCGCGTCAAAATCATCAAAGCGGGCGAGGGCCCCGAGCAGGGCGTCGGCTACCTCGATGATGGCACGATGGTGGTGGTGGAGGGTGCCCGGAACAAGATCGGCCAGGACTTGGACGTCCGCGTGACGAGCACCTTGCAGACCAACGCCGGAAAAATGATTTTTACGAAAGTCGAAAGCCGCTAG
- a CDS encoding phosphatidylserine decarboxylase, translating to MDSEPIYYFDRYRKEICEEKIYGEGFLRWTYESLGGKLALAAMVKHAWFSRWYGWRMDRPKSRAKVAPFIRDYLLDPNEFVRSPDEFEHFNAFFYRELKPSARPVDDDPQSVVFPADGRHLCVPDLSRCEGLFVKGEMFDLRTLVGDSQLADRYANGSLLLSRLCPVDYHRFHFPTAGIPGPARLIPGPLLSVNPIALRQNIQILATNKRALTVLQTERLGDVLVMEIGATCVGSICQTYEPGQSVAKGDEKGFFRFGGSSTIMIFEPDRIVFDEDLREHSANQVELFAKVGDSMGKVQ from the coding sequence ATGGATTCCGAACCGATCTATTACTTCGATCGATACCGCAAGGAAATCTGTGAGGAGAAGATCTACGGCGAAGGATTCCTGCGTTGGACTTACGAATCGCTCGGCGGGAAGCTAGCACTCGCCGCGATGGTCAAACATGCGTGGTTCTCACGCTGGTACGGTTGGCGGATGGATCGTCCCAAATCACGCGCCAAGGTCGCTCCGTTCATCCGCGACTATCTGCTCGATCCGAACGAGTTTGTGCGTTCGCCAGACGAGTTCGAACACTTCAACGCGTTCTTTTATCGCGAGTTGAAACCGTCCGCGCGACCGGTGGATGACGATCCCCAATCAGTGGTCTTCCCCGCCGATGGGCGACATCTGTGCGTGCCCGATCTGTCGCGATGCGAAGGGCTGTTTGTCAAAGGCGAGATGTTTGACTTGAGGACTCTGGTCGGTGACTCGCAATTGGCTGATCGGTACGCCAATGGCAGCCTGCTGCTGTCGCGGCTCTGTCCGGTCGACTATCACCGGTTTCATTTTCCCACCGCCGGTATTCCCGGTCCGGCTCGATTGATTCCCGGCCCCCTATTGTCGGTCAACCCGATCGCCTTGCGTCAGAACATCCAGATACTGGCGACCAACAAACGTGCGTTGACCGTTTTGCAGACGGAGCGCTTGGGCGATGTGTTGGTGATGGAGATCGGCGCGACGTGTGTCGGCAGCATCTGCCAGACTTATGAGCCGGGACAATCGGTGGCGAAAGGTGACGAGAAAGGCTTTTTTCGATTCGGCGGTTCGTCCACGATCATGATCTTTGAACCCGACCGAATCGTGTTCGATGAGGACTTGCGAGAACACTCGGCGAATCAAGTCGAGCTGTTCGCCAAAGTTGGCGACTCGATGGGGAAGGTTCAATAG
- a CDS encoding Gfo/Idh/MocA family protein translates to MNRELDRRLFLKAGVAMSSLGLATSAQSSSAEDTKPVAPNDKITLGIMGVNGRGAAIAKGMLATGQVEIAYICDVDERARGRVGEFVRDGQTPSPELVGDFRKILDDKRVDAFVCSAPNHWHAPATILGCAADKHVYVEKPCSHTPHEGELAVAAARKANKIVQMGTQRRSWRGIISAIDKIHQGKIGTVHYARTWYNNRRGPIGTGKQTDPPQWLDWELWQGPCTRQPFKDNVLHYNWHWHWHWGNGELGNNGVHGLDVARWGMQVQYPTRVTAGGGKYRHEDDQETPDTMMVTYDFPGGKTITWEGLSWSPLGPHDTGFGISFHGTEGSIVVRGNGHVELDMRGKEIETVDDRGGDADHFADFLDAVRTARLPNADIQKAHESTLLCHLGNIAYRTQSDLKLDPNNGHILNNPAAEAFWTKEYAPGWEPV, encoded by the coding sequence ATGAACCGTGAACTGGATCGCAGGTTGTTTCTCAAAGCCGGAGTGGCGATGTCGTCTCTCGGCCTCGCCACGTCTGCCCAATCGTCATCCGCAGAAGACACCAAACCGGTCGCACCCAACGATAAGATCACGCTGGGTATCATGGGCGTCAACGGTCGCGGAGCCGCGATCGCAAAAGGCATGCTGGCGACCGGCCAAGTCGAAATCGCGTACATCTGTGACGTCGACGAGCGTGCTCGGGGGCGTGTCGGTGAGTTTGTTCGCGACGGACAGACTCCCTCGCCCGAGTTGGTCGGCGACTTTCGCAAGATCTTGGACGACAAACGTGTTGACGCGTTCGTGTGCAGCGCCCCCAATCATTGGCACGCACCCGCCACAATCTTGGGCTGCGCCGCGGACAAACATGTCTACGTCGAAAAGCCGTGCAGCCACACGCCTCACGAAGGCGAATTGGCGGTCGCAGCGGCACGCAAAGCAAACAAGATCGTTCAAATGGGGACCCAACGCCGCAGTTGGCGAGGGATCATCAGCGCGATCGACAAGATCCATCAAGGCAAGATCGGTACCGTTCACTACGCTCGTACTTGGTACAACAACCGACGCGGCCCGATCGGCACCGGTAAACAAACTGATCCTCCGCAGTGGCTTGACTGGGAGCTGTGGCAAGGACCTTGCACTCGTCAGCCCTTCAAGGACAACGTGCTGCACTACAACTGGCATTGGCATTGGCACTGGGGCAACGGTGAACTGGGCAACAACGGCGTTCACGGTTTGGATGTCGCACGATGGGGAATGCAAGTTCAGTATCCCACACGCGTGACCGCGGGCGGTGGCAAGTACCGTCATGAGGACGACCAAGAAACGCCAGACACGATGATGGTCACCTACGATTTCCCTGGCGGCAAAACCATCACTTGGGAAGGACTCTCGTGGTCACCCCTGGGACCGCACGACACCGGCTTTGGGATCAGCTTTCACGGCACCGAAGGTTCGATTGTGGTTCGCGGAAACGGACACGTCGAATTGGACATGCGTGGCAAAGAGATTGAGACCGTCGACGATCGAGGAGGCGACGCCGATCACTTTGCCGATTTCCTCGATGCCGTCCGCACCGCCAGACTCCCCAACGCGGACATCCAGAAAGCTCACGAGAGCACGCTGTTGTGTCACCTCGGCAACATCGCCTATCGCACCCAGTCTGATCTAAAACTGGATCCCAACAACGGACACATCCTGAACAACCCGGCTGCCGAAGCCTTTTGGACCAAAGAATACGCACCAGGCTGGGAGCCGGTGTGA
- a CDS encoding Gfo/Idh/MocA family protein, whose translation MPASIPPPKSIMPYFIKITSLLIAVSVMTNLYAADTDQLLRVGIIGLDTSHAAAFAKQFNAEPADPAMQNCRVVAAYPHGSRTIESSYSRIPKYTEDVKAVGVEIVDSIEDLLAQVDVVLLETNDGKPHLEQAMRVFRAGKPVFIDKPVGANLAEVVAIYRAAAKHGVPMFSSSALRFTEGAQAARSGEIGDVVACDTFSPCSLEPSHTDLFWYGIHGVEPLFTALGTGCQSVTHTGNAGMDVVVGTWSNDRIGTYRGLRAVKSGYGGTAFGSKGSLQVGPYSGYQPLLRQIATFFRTGKPSIETAETLEIYAFMEAAAESKKRGGEAVTLAEVMSAAEKSADELLKSF comes from the coding sequence ATGCCTGCCTCCATCCCTCCACCGAAATCCATCATGCCCTATTTCATCAAAATCACATCGTTACTCATTGCGGTCAGCGTCATGACAAACCTTTACGCCGCGGATACCGATCAGTTGTTGCGAGTCGGAATCATTGGATTGGATACCTCGCACGCGGCCGCCTTTGCAAAACAGTTCAACGCGGAGCCTGCCGATCCCGCGATGCAGAATTGTCGCGTCGTGGCCGCCTATCCACATGGCAGCCGAACGATTGAGTCCAGTTACAGTCGAATCCCCAAATACACCGAGGACGTCAAAGCGGTGGGAGTTGAGATCGTTGATTCGATCGAAGACTTGCTCGCCCAAGTCGACGTGGTGCTGTTGGAGACGAACGATGGCAAGCCGCACTTGGAACAAGCGATGCGGGTGTTTCGAGCGGGCAAGCCGGTGTTTATCGACAAACCCGTCGGAGCCAATCTGGCCGAAGTCGTTGCGATCTATCGCGCGGCCGCGAAGCACGGCGTGCCAATGTTTTCCAGCTCCGCGTTGCGTTTCACCGAAGGCGCTCAAGCCGCTCGGTCTGGCGAGATCGGTGACGTCGTCGCGTGTGACACGTTCAGTCCGTGTTCATTGGAACCATCGCACACCGATCTGTTTTGGTACGGCATCCATGGTGTGGAGCCCCTGTTCACCGCCCTGGGCACCGGCTGCCAGTCGGTGACCCACACGGGCAACGCGGGCATGGATGTCGTCGTCGGCACGTGGTCCAACGATCGGATCGGGACTTATCGCGGTCTACGAGCCGTGAAGTCTGGTTACGGTGGCACCGCGTTCGGCAGCAAAGGTTCCCTGCAAGTCGGTCCGTACTCGGGCTACCAACCCCTGTTACGCCAGATCGCTACTTTTTTCCGCACCGGCAAGCCCTCGATCGAAACCGCAGAAACGCTTGAAATCTACGCTTTCATGGAAGCCGCAGCAGAGAGCAAGAAACGCGGCGGAGAAGCGGTAACGTTGGCCGAAGTCATGTCAGCGGCAGAAAAGTCGGCCGACGAACTGCTGAAATCATTTTGA
- a CDS encoding HEAT repeat domain-containing protein, with protein sequence MTCRSFLLIAGFLLVGVAAAPTVPADTIDLVGGGQISGRILEKKGSNDTGTVIIAINDQMKLAVPMAKVSKLLLDSEFAGYSKAAAAAGDDPEKHYELARLCATQELTAHRNYHMQRAIELDPDHSKARSALGYVQSGKGWILFEEQQRNRGLINSGGWKLPEAIALEEAKDEAALTAKRWHREVASLRKAALSNNKNAAESLAALQAIEDPLAAEAIADELAKSAGGKQPKAMRLLWVQKLGQFRNGPAVQALTLAGVNDADPDVRDEALNQLTQFGWRSAAGLYVQMLDPKKSSNRDVKNALAALLRAPDPELWRVYADALVTTHETEIPAGAGTNAGFSQNGNGSFSTGSKKVVIKEDFKNPDALLLLREIAPGADFGYNKQAWLDYFAEQLTSYNGGLNRDL encoded by the coding sequence ATGACTTGCCGCTCTTTTCTGTTGATTGCCGGGTTTCTGCTGGTCGGCGTGGCTGCAGCCCCCACCGTGCCCGCTGATACGATCGATCTCGTCGGCGGTGGTCAGATCAGCGGTCGAATACTTGAAAAGAAGGGATCCAACGACACGGGAACGGTGATCATCGCGATCAACGATCAAATGAAATTGGCGGTCCCGATGGCCAAGGTTTCCAAATTGCTGCTGGACAGCGAGTTCGCTGGCTATTCGAAAGCCGCCGCAGCAGCGGGCGACGATCCGGAGAAACACTATGAGCTGGCGAGGCTATGCGCCACCCAAGAGCTGACGGCTCACCGAAACTACCACATGCAGCGCGCAATCGAATTGGATCCGGATCACTCCAAAGCAAGATCGGCGCTGGGCTACGTCCAAAGTGGCAAGGGATGGATTCTGTTTGAGGAGCAACAACGTAATCGGGGGCTGATCAATTCGGGCGGATGGAAACTGCCAGAGGCGATTGCGTTGGAAGAGGCGAAAGACGAGGCGGCGCTCACGGCGAAACGCTGGCACAGGGAAGTTGCCTCGCTGCGAAAAGCGGCTTTATCCAACAACAAGAACGCGGCCGAATCGTTGGCGGCGCTGCAAGCGATCGAGGACCCACTGGCGGCCGAGGCGATTGCCGATGAGCTTGCGAAATCTGCTGGCGGTAAACAGCCCAAAGCAATGCGGTTGCTGTGGGTTCAAAAACTCGGCCAGTTTCGCAACGGTCCCGCAGTACAAGCGTTGACGTTAGCCGGTGTGAACGATGCCGATCCAGATGTCCGCGACGAAGCGTTGAATCAACTGACACAATTCGGCTGGCGATCGGCCGCCGGGCTGTACGTGCAGATGCTGGACCCAAAAAAGAGCAGCAATCGCGATGTCAAAAATGCGTTGGCCGCTTTGTTACGGGCGCCCGATCCGGAGCTTTGGCGGGTGTACGCTGACGCATTGGTAACGACACACGAAACGGAGATCCCGGCGGGTGCTGGGACAAACGCCGGGTTTTCTCAGAACGGTAACGGTTCGTTCTCAACGGGCAGCAAAAAAGTCGTGATCAAGGAGGACTTCAAGAATCCTGATGCGTTGCTCTTGCTGCGAGAGATCGCGCCGGGGGCGGACTTTGGCTACAACAAACAAGCTTGGCTGGATTACTTTGCCGAGCAACTGACAAGCTACAACGGCGGCTTGAACCGAGACCTGTGA